One window of Dehalobacterium formicoaceticum genomic DNA carries:
- a CDS encoding recombinase family protein, with translation MAWQRNIPFGYMMKNGEILCCPTESAAVKEIFRLYSDGMAYSKIADEMVLRGIVYHKHTDQWNKHMVKRILENERYLGEKEYPPIIESETFMRIQLIRGDKNTYTPCPEYIRPIREKAVCGVCGGKMIRDTRASSKVRWYCQTEGCTNRRYIEDEDIHTALTGRLNALAQNPDLFLWPLPQQAGELTLEVARIQNEVIRELNKAEPGVEYTKMLILACAAEKYSGVPDYTPYHQMQILRDRITERPMDDELRNEILRTAVQEIRFTGGGLELRLINGKTLEANGKEIGRCLRQQQGK, from the coding sequence ATGGCATGGCAGAGAAATATCCCCTTCGGCTATATGATGAAAAACGGCGAAATCCTGTGCTGCCCCACGGAGTCGGCAGCCGTCAAAGAGATTTTCAGGCTTTACTCGGATGGAATGGCCTACAGCAAGATTGCCGATGAGATGGTGCTCCGGGGCATCGTCTATCACAAGCACACCGACCAGTGGAATAAGCACATGGTCAAGCGCATCCTCGAAAATGAACGCTACCTCGGAGAAAAAGAGTACCCGCCGATCATCGAATCGGAAACCTTTATGCGTATCCAGCTTATCAGGGGAGATAAAAATACCTATACCCCTTGCCCGGAGTACATCAGGCCCATCCGTGAAAAGGCGGTCTGCGGTGTGTGCGGCGGGAAGATGATCAGGGACACAAGAGCATCAAGCAAGGTTCGCTGGTACTGCCAGACGGAAGGTTGTACCAACCGCCGATACATAGAGGACGAGGACATCCACACCGCCCTGACAGGACGGCTGAACGCACTGGCTCAGAACCCCGACCTCTTCCTCTGGCCCCTCCCACAGCAGGCTGGAGAGCTGACGCTGGAGGTGGCCCGCATCCAGAATGAGGTAATCCGAGAGCTGAACAAAGCGGAGCCGGGTGTAGAATACACCAAAATGCTGATACTGGCCTGCGCCGCCGAAAAATACAGCGGAGTGCCCGATTATACCCCTTATCACCAAATGCAGATACTGAGGGATAGAATCACAGAGCGCCCGATGGACGATGAGCTCCGCAATGAAATCCTCAGAACCGCCGTACAGGAAATACGGTTTACAGGCGGCGGCTTGGAGCTACGGCTCATCAACGGAAAAACCCTTGAAGCGAATGGAAAGGAGATTGGACGATGCCTGCGACAGCAACAAGGAAAGTAA
- a CDS encoding recombinase family protein has product MYNPNLASVEPPKITVISAKSQEVAKLRVAAYARVSSDSDDQQNSYIAQVDYYTKNIATHEGWELADIYADEGITGLVASKRDDFNRMIQDCRDGKIDRVLVKSISRFARNTKEYIQYVRELLRLGVSIHFEKENIDTGKMTSEQIATIYGAFSQMESQNHSNNMRISIRIRMEKGDYVSPATPYGYKLEERTLVVIPEQAEVVRRIFTAYLSGQGKEDIANELNRLCIPRTKDRKMWYSTTIGYILTNISYTGDMVWQKSFATNDIPFRQVRNKGEKPKYFVENCHEPIVSKDEFQRVQALLETRRAQIAGTVSSALLKKKLHCGNCGTLFRRKIVNEKVYWICRRHDSHKDLCPISQVPEEQIITAILRMYHKLKRHREQILSPLLSQLTELREKELRSNRKINDIDKEIAQLTEQNLVLVRLKSKGYVDSALYLSQTGDIDFKLRELRRLRRRIMETTGEDGQIKATEAMLDYLESSPEHLGELTEELFETLVEKITISSETEMNLTLYNGLTLKETIERTVR; this is encoded by the coding sequence ATGTATAACCCCAATTTAGCATCGGTGGAACCGCCGAAAATCACTGTCATATCAGCAAAATCGCAAGAGGTTGCAAAGCTCCGCGTGGCGGCATACGCCCGTGTGAGCAGCGACTCGGATGACCAGCAGAACTCCTACATCGCACAGGTGGACTACTACACCAAAAACATTGCCACCCATGAGGGCTGGGAGCTGGCGGACATCTACGCTGACGAAGGCATTACCGGCCTTGTGGCAAGCAAACGGGACGATTTCAACCGCATGATACAGGACTGCCGGGACGGGAAAATCGACCGCGTCCTCGTTAAATCCATATCCCGATTTGCGAGGAACACCAAGGAATATATCCAGTATGTGAGGGAGCTCCTCCGGCTGGGCGTCTCCATCCACTTTGAAAAGGAAAACATTGATACCGGCAAGATGACGTCGGAGCAGATCGCCACCATCTACGGCGCCTTCTCACAGATGGAATCGCAAAACCACTCGAACAATATGCGGATCAGCATCCGTATCCGAATGGAAAAGGGCGACTACGTTTCACCGGCAACTCCCTATGGCTACAAGCTGGAGGAACGTACCCTGGTGGTCATCCCGGAGCAGGCCGAGGTGGTGCGCCGCATTTTCACCGCCTATCTGAGCGGCCAGGGCAAGGAGGATATCGCAAACGAGCTGAACCGGCTGTGCATCCCCCGCACGAAAGACCGAAAGATGTGGTATTCAACTACAATAGGGTATATCCTCACCAATATCTCCTACACTGGGGATATGGTCTGGCAAAAGAGCTTCGCCACCAACGACATCCCATTCCGGCAGGTGCGGAATAAAGGAGAAAAGCCCAAATACTTCGTGGAGAACTGCCATGAGCCGATTGTCTCCAAGGATGAATTCCAGCGAGTGCAGGCACTTCTGGAAACTCGCAGAGCGCAGATAGCGGGTACGGTTTCCTCCGCACTGCTGAAAAAGAAACTCCACTGCGGAAACTGCGGTACCCTGTTCCGAAGGAAAATCGTCAATGAAAAGGTCTACTGGATTTGCCGGAGGCATGACAGCCACAAAGACCTTTGCCCGATTTCTCAGGTACCGGAGGAACAGATTATCACGGCAATCCTCCGAATGTACCACAAGCTGAAACGGCACCGTGAGCAAATCCTGTCGCCGCTCCTAAGTCAGCTCACCGAGCTAAGGGAAAAGGAACTCCGCTCCAACCGCAAGATAAATGACATAGACAAGGAAATAGCACAGTTAACCGAGCAGAATCTCGTTCTTGTTCGACTCAAGTCGAAGGGATACGTAGATTCTGCTCTTTATTTATCCCAAACCGGCGATATTGATTTCAAGCTGCGGGAACTGCGCCGTCTGCGCCGCCGCATCATGGAAACCACTGGCGAGGACGGGCAGATCAAGGCCACGGAAGCGATGCTGGATTACCTGGAATCCAGCCCTGAGCACTTAGGGGAGCTCACCGAGGAACTGTTTGAAACGCTGGTAGAGAAAATCACCATCTCCTCGGAAACCGAGATGAACCTCACCCTTTACAACGGGCTCACCCTGAAGGAAACCATAGAAAGGACGGTGCGGTAG
- a CDS encoding type II toxin-antitoxin system PemK/MazF family toxin: protein MDTTKQEISRGDIYYADLNPVVGCEQGGIRPVLILQNDIGNRHSPTTIVCAITGKPKKPLPTHTAIAGAGRLSRESFALLEQIRTIDRARLREWVGRLDENEMEEIDQALSISIGLSPTLFLFGRETP from the coding sequence TTGGACACGACAAAGCAAGAGATCAGCCGAGGCGATATTTACTACGCCGATTTAAACCCCGTTGTGGGCTGCGAGCAAGGGGGCATCCGTCCCGTACTTATCCTGCAAAATGATATCGGCAACCGCCACAGCCCCACCACTATCGTCTGCGCCATCACCGGCAAACCGAAAAAGCCCTTGCCCACCCATACGGCCATTGCCGGGGCGGGCAGATTGTCCAGGGAGTCCTTTGCACTCTTGGAGCAGATACGCACCATCGACCGGGCCCGGCTTCGGGAATGGGTTGGCCGTCTGGACGAGAATGAAATGGAAGAAATCGACCAGGCACTTTCTATCAGCATCGGACTTAGCCCGACACTTTTTTTATTTGGGAGGGAAACGCCATGA
- a CDS encoding sigma-70 family RNA polymerase sigma factor has translation MAEKKEYRIKVQGQFVPVTEEVYLTYYRMKRRELHLEEKDARHGVFYYSAMDTEETNGVDAIPDLTSPRVEDVAVDKLLTEKLHQCLSQLTSKEQELIFLLFFQDKSEHQVAAETGIPRMTIHDRKMKILRTLKKLMEK, from the coding sequence ATGGCAGAGAAAAAAGAATATCGAATCAAAGTGCAGGGTCAGTTCGTCCCTGTCACTGAAGAAGTCTATTTGACCTATTACCGCATGAAACGTCGGGAATTGCATCTGGAGGAAAAGGATGCAAGGCATGGCGTATTTTATTACAGTGCTATGGACACGGAGGAAACCAATGGAGTGGATGCGATCCCAGACCTCACCTCTCCCCGCGTGGAGGATGTCGCTGTGGACAAGCTGTTGACAGAAAAGCTCCATCAGTGCCTCTCACAACTCACTTCGAAGGAACAGGAGCTAATTTTTCTCCTGTTTTTTCAGGACAAAAGTGAGCATCAAGTGGCAGCGGAAACAGGAATCCCGCGCATGACAATTCATGATCGGAAGATGAAAATTCTACGCACTTTAAAAAAACTTATGGAAAAGTAA
- a CDS encoding ATP synthase subunit I, whose translation MIPEAKINQEIKSMTLCVAGLSFILIGVFVLTDKFSLSVLLGIAVGSAASIGNFMLNIYTAKFSAKHDQKQASSIVILSKVIRTFLMGAIAYVILLVPILHDMSGIVALFFPQISRAILYITKK comes from the coding sequence ATGATACCTGAAGCAAAAATAAATCAAGAAATAAAGAGTATGACCCTGTGCGTGGCTGGATTGTCTTTTATACTAATTGGTGTATTTGTATTGACGGACAAGTTCAGCCTTTCTGTTTTATTAGGTATAGCCGTTGGCAGTGCAGCCTCAATAGGGAATTTCATGCTAAATATATATACTGCAAAATTTTCTGCAAAGCATGATCAAAAGCAGGCCTCCAGCATTGTCATACTCTCAAAAGTAATCCGAACATTTCTCATGGGCGCTATCGCATATGTCATATTGCTTGTACCGATATTACATGACATGTCCGGTATTGTTGCATTATTCTTCCCTCAAATAAGCCGTGCGATTTTATACATAACGAAAAAATGA
- a CDS encoding response regulator: MNKPLILVVEDDKAVQKLITTTLETQGYQYHVAGTGEGSIFEAVSKQPDIMILDLGLPDMDGVDIIKKVRAWSNMPIIVVSARSEDRDKIDALDAGADDYLTKPFSVEELLARLRVSLRRVRYDSEKLQRDATIFTNGNLKIDYAAGCTWLDGEEVHLTPIEYKLLCLLAKNVGKVLTHNFILHEIWGNYSNDIPALRVFMATLRKKIEKNTSQPKYIQTHIGVGYRMLRVGDDEKSG, translated from the coding sequence ATGAATAAACCTTTGATTCTGGTTGTGGAAGACGATAAAGCCGTTCAGAAGCTGATCACTACCACTTTGGAAACACAAGGGTATCAGTATCACGTGGCCGGAACCGGCGAAGGCTCGATCTTTGAGGCTGTTTCCAAGCAGCCGGATATCATGATTCTTGATTTAGGGCTTCCCGATATGGACGGTGTAGATATTATTAAAAAGGTCAGGGCCTGGTCCAACATGCCTATCATCGTGGTGAGCGCCCGCAGTGAAGATCGCGATAAAATCGATGCGCTGGATGCCGGCGCGGATGACTATCTGACAAAACCGTTCAGTGTGGAGGAACTTCTGGCGCGGCTCCGGGTCAGCTTGCGCCGGGTGCGATATGACAGTGAAAAACTGCAAAGAGATGCAACCATCTTTACCAATGGAAATTTGAAGATCGATTATGCGGCGGGCTGCACATGGCTGGATGGAGAGGAAGTACACTTAACCCCTATCGAATATAAGCTCTTGTGTCTGCTGGCGAAAAACGTAGGAAAAGTTCTGACACACAACTTCATCCTCCATGAAATATGGGGCAATTATAGCAATGACATTCCCGCCCTGCGTGTTTTTATGGCAACTCTACGGAAAAAAATTGAGAAGAATACATCACAGCCCAAATATATTCAAACGCATATCGGGGTTGGTTACCGAATGCTTCGGGTTGGTGATGACGAAAAATCCGGTTGA
- a CDS encoding sensor histidine kinase — translation MTIHQTDSEPLQEQLSSIPVVQKRGRLKIYFGYAAGVGKTSAMLKDAHEMKSNGIDVVAGYIEPHARPETAALLEGIEALPVLNITYKDVLLKEFDLDGALRRKPELILVDELAHTNAEGCRHIKRYQDVEELLRAGIDVYTTINVQHIESLNDVVASITGITVRERIPDSVFDSADQIEVVDIEPEELIERLNKGKVYREEQAQRALTNFFTKEKLIALREIALRRTADQVNRIAAHNCDPFKSSDAYFSEHILVCLSSAPSNAKVIRTAARMADAFHGTFTALFVETPETAELETKNLTRLREHLRLAEQLGAQIATVYGEDVPGQIAEYAKVSRVSKIVIGRSNHTKKWLTKRNFVDRLSALAPNIDIYIIPDTQPSFHFRLPRYISKDTKFSLADFFKTIGILIVCTMIGLWFNSLGFSEANIITVYILGVLLNSIITKGRIYSAVASVLSVLVFNFAFVEPHFSFQAFGTGYPVTFLVMFTAGLITSTLTKRVKEQARQAVQKAYRTEVLLETNRKLQQAKDQSEILSETAQQMIKLLDRTVIFYSIQENTLSEPMVFLKEGSEVPQQTYCGADERAVAEWAYKNNKRAGATTNTLSAAKCLYLAVRSKNVVFAVAGVVMDREAPLEAFEKSLMIAMLGECGLALEKEWLNETQKEISIQMQQEQLRANLLRAISHDLRTPLTSISGNAAILRGNSHVLSEEKKQGLYTDIFDDSMWLINLVENLLSITRIDNGTLNLNMQPELLDEVIAEALLHVNRRSVEHTIETNLKEEFLMAKMDSRLIIQIIINILDNAIKYTQQGSRITISAKRNGSVVRVEIADNGPGIPDAAKEKLFDMFYTAENISADSRRGLGLGLPLCKSIINAHGGSIYVKDNIPQGTIFGFTLQAEEVHIHE, via the coding sequence ATGACAATTCATCAAACCGATTCCGAACCTTTGCAGGAGCAGCTTTCCTCCATACCGGTTGTACAAAAGCGCGGAAGGCTGAAAATTTACTTTGGTTATGCAGCCGGAGTTGGCAAAACTTCCGCAATGCTCAAGGATGCTCACGAAATGAAAAGTAACGGCATCGACGTGGTTGCTGGATACATTGAACCCCATGCACGTCCGGAAACAGCCGCCCTTCTGGAAGGGATAGAAGCCCTGCCCGTTCTGAATATCACCTATAAAGACGTCTTACTAAAAGAGTTTGATCTGGACGGAGCCCTTCGCAGAAAGCCCGAGCTCATTTTGGTAGATGAGCTGGCCCACACAAACGCCGAAGGCTGCCGCCATATAAAACGGTATCAGGATGTGGAAGAACTGCTGCGGGCGGGCATCGATGTGTATACTACTATCAATGTGCAGCATATCGAAAGCCTCAATGATGTAGTGGCTTCCATTACAGGGATCACTGTGCGGGAGCGAATTCCGGACAGCGTATTCGACAGCGCCGATCAGATTGAGGTTGTCGATATCGAGCCGGAGGAACTGATAGAGCGCCTGAATAAAGGGAAAGTCTATCGTGAGGAACAGGCGCAGAGGGCTCTTACCAATTTTTTCACCAAGGAAAAGCTGATCGCTCTGCGTGAAATAGCGCTTCGGCGTACAGCCGATCAGGTCAACCGAATAGCGGCGCATAACTGCGACCCATTTAAAAGCAGCGATGCTTATTTTAGTGAGCACATATTAGTTTGCCTATCCTCGGCCCCCTCTAATGCCAAGGTAATTCGCACAGCCGCAAGAATGGCGGATGCATTCCATGGTACATTCACAGCGCTTTTTGTAGAGACACCGGAAACAGCGGAGCTGGAAACTAAGAACTTAACGCGGCTCAGGGAGCATTTACGACTTGCCGAACAGCTCGGTGCACAAATTGCAACCGTGTATGGAGAGGATGTCCCCGGACAAATCGCGGAATACGCCAAGGTAAGCCGTGTTTCTAAAATTGTCATAGGGCGCTCCAATCATACGAAAAAATGGCTCACAAAGCGTAATTTCGTGGACAGACTATCTGCGCTCGCACCAAATATCGATATTTATATCATCCCGGATACACAGCCTTCCTTCCATTTTCGGCTGCCCAGATATATATCAAAGGACACAAAATTTTCTCTGGCGGATTTCTTCAAAACGATAGGAATTTTGATTGTCTGCACGATGATTGGGTTATGGTTCAATTCTCTTGGCTTTAGCGAAGCGAATATCATTACTGTCTATATTTTAGGAGTACTGCTCAATTCCATCATTACAAAAGGTCGGATATACAGTGCAGTAGCCTCAGTCTTGAGCGTGCTTGTCTTCAATTTTGCCTTTGTTGAGCCGCATTTTTCTTTTCAAGCCTTTGGTACGGGTTATCCGGTTACTTTTTTGGTTATGTTTACAGCTGGTCTCATCACCAGCACGCTGACCAAGCGGGTCAAGGAGCAGGCGCGCCAAGCCGTGCAGAAAGCCTACCGCACGGAAGTGCTTTTGGAAACAAACCGCAAATTGCAGCAGGCAAAGGATCAATCGGAAATCTTGAGCGAAACGGCGCAGCAGATGATCAAGCTGTTGGACAGAACTGTAATTTTCTATTCCATACAGGAGAATACTCTGTCTGAACCGATGGTTTTCTTAAAAGAAGGATCAGAGGTTCCCCAGCAGACTTATTGTGGGGCAGATGAGCGTGCGGTAGCTGAGTGGGCGTACAAGAATAATAAACGGGCGGGTGCTACTACGAACACGCTTTCAGCCGCCAAATGCCTGTATCTTGCGGTACGCAGCAAAAATGTAGTATTTGCTGTTGCAGGCGTTGTTATGGATCGGGAGGCTCCTTTGGAGGCTTTTGAAAAAAGCCTCATGATCGCTATGTTGGGAGAGTGTGGTCTGGCACTGGAAAAGGAATGGCTGAACGAAACACAGAAGGAGATTTCTATACAGATGCAGCAGGAACAACTTCGAGCAAATCTCCTTCGGGCCATTTCTCACGACTTGCGTACACCGCTCACCAGTATTTCCGGCAACGCAGCTATTCTAAGAGGCAATTCCCATGTTTTGAGCGAAGAGAAAAAGCAGGGCCTCTATACCGATATTTTTGACGATTCCATGTGGTTAATCAATTTGGTAGAAAATCTGCTTTCTATTACTCGGATCGATAACGGGACATTGAATTTAAATATGCAGCCAGAGCTTTTGGATGAGGTGATTGCGGAGGCACTGCTTCATGTCAATCGAAGAAGCGTGGAGCATACGATTGAAACGAATCTTAAGGAAGAGTTCCTGATGGCAAAAATGGATTCCCGTCTTATCATTCAGATCATTATCAATATTCTTGACAATGCGATCAAATACACGCAGCAAGGCTCTCGTATTACGATCTCAGCAAAGCGGAACGGATCGGTTGTCCGTGTTGAAATAGCCGATAACGGTCCCGGCATTCCGGATGCGGCAAAAGAAAAATTGTTCGATATGTTCTATACGGCTGAAAATATCAGTGCAGATAGCCGACGTGGCCTCGGGTTGGGGCTGCCGTTGTGTAAATCCATTATTAATGCGCATGGAGGCAGCATTTATGTAAAAGACAATATTCCCCAAGGTACGATATTCGGCTTTACCTTGCAAGCGGAGGAGGTGCATATTCATGAATAA
- a CDS encoding CBS domain-containing protein has protein sequence MKTAVKDIDENDTSWNKDYEPVNRRESKTIASLLTPKVMLAFLEDHHTLRQGLEKMRNHGYTAMPIVAKDGTYIGTVSEGDFLWYMLDSHICAKKDQEDFMVLDILRKDWNPPVRINATMDELFLRVMDQNFVPVIDDRGKFVGIVTRKSVIRYYYGLLTSGKP, from the coding sequence ATGAAAACCGCTGTCAAAGATATAGATGAAAACGACACATCTTGGAATAAGGACTACGAACCGGTAAATAGACGGGAAAGTAAAACCATTGCCAGTTTGTTAACGCCCAAAGTGATGCTCGCATTTTTAGAAGATCACCATACCTTGCGTCAGGGCCTTGAAAAAATGCGAAACCATGGATATACGGCCATGCCGATAGTTGCGAAAGATGGGACTTACATAGGAACCGTCAGTGAAGGGGATTTCCTTTGGTATATGCTGGATAGTCATATTTGTGCTAAAAAGGATCAGGAAGATTTTATGGTTTTAGATATCCTCCGGAAAGATTGGAATCCTCCGGTCAGAATCAACGCAACGATGGACGAACTCTTCCTGCGTGTAATGGATCAGAACTTTGTCCCCGTAATCGACGACCGGGGAAAATTCGTAGGGATTGTTACCCGCAAGTCGGTCATCAGATATTATTACGGATTGCTTACAAGCGGTAAACCATAG
- a CDS encoding response regulator, translated as MNTKPLVLIVEDEESISNFVSFVLTNNSFQVINAKTGNEGTLMAATCTPDIILLDLGLPDIDELEVLKNIRERSNSPIIIDTAHGNEREEVAALNMGANDYLAKPFTTDELLTRIRMVIKGDTKFIDGNGKVVIGELVIDYDKRAVFLSNKKIRLPPIEYELLSLLSKNTGKILTHDSIIKQIWGENSDGRKLLRSNMAALRRKIEANPATPKYILAELGVGYRMNNNLP; from the coding sequence ATGAATACAAAGCCCTTGGTGTTAATTGTTGAGGATGAAGAGAGCATCAGCAATTTTGTTTCTTTCGTTTTGACTAATAATAGTTTTCAAGTTATCAACGCAAAGACGGGGAACGAAGGAACTTTGATGGCTGCGACTTGCACACCTGATATCATCTTGTTGGATCTGGGACTTCCCGATATCGATGAGCTGGAAGTTTTGAAAAACATACGTGAGCGCTCCAATAGCCCCATTATTATCGATACGGCGCACGGGAACGAGCGCGAAGAAGTTGCGGCGCTTAATATGGGTGCGAATGATTATCTCGCAAAGCCTTTTACGACCGATGAATTACTTACTCGGATACGTATGGTAATAAAAGGCGATACTAAGTTTATTGATGGTAATGGAAAAGTTGTAATTGGTGAACTTGTGATTGATTATGACAAACGGGCGGTCTTTCTCTCTAATAAAAAAATTCGTCTGCCACCCATTGAGTATGAGTTGCTGTCGCTGCTCTCAAAAAACACGGGAAAAATACTTACACATGATTCCATAATCAAGCAGATATGGGGCGAAAATAGCGATGGTAGGAAGTTGCTACGCTCCAATATGGCGGCCCTACGAAGAAAGATAGAAGCAAACCCTGCAACGCCAAAGTACATTCTGGCGGAGCTTGGCGTTGGCTATCGCATGAATAACAATTTACCATGA
- the kdpF gene encoding K(+)-transporting ATPase subunit F, which yields MLILGILIVGLAGYLVYALVNPEKF from the coding sequence ATGTTAATTCTTGGAATTTTAATTGTAGGATTGGCAGGGTATTTGGTATACGCTCTGGTCAACCCTGAAAAATTTTAA
- the kdpA gene encoding potassium-transporting ATPase subunit KdpA, translating to MLQIIIFLAVFIALIFPMGKYLYHIALGKHTFADPVFDRVDNGLYRVCGIDRTKEMNWKQYVFAMLATNAIMVLVGYLILRLQSLPIFNPNGIGGMEPTLSFNTIISFMTNTNLQHYSGESGLSYLSQMMVIIFMMFTSAATGFAVCTAAVRGFSGRTKTFGNFYADLVRITTRVLLPLALLVGLVLVSQGVVQNLSPNVTVQTIEGSNQDLAMGPMAALESIKHLGTNGGGFLGANSTTPFENPNVLTNMIEMLSMMILPGACVVMFGLMVRNRKKETEKANAIEKKVLFGSEAKPIFAVMLTIFIVGIAVCFGAEQAGNPALAQVGLDQSMGNMEGKEMRFGIAQSSLFTTVTTAFTTGTVNNMHDTLTPLGGMVPLMNMMLNLVFGGKGVGLLNMVLYVILTVFICGLMVGRTPEYLAKKIEGKEMKLAALGIIIHPLLILFFSALAVAVPAGLAGITNPGQHGLTQVLYEFSSAAANNGSGFEGLADNTYFWNITTGLAMFFGRYLSIVIILAIASSLMMKQPVSESIGTLRTDTRTFTIALLMVVLIIAALTFFPALILGPIAEHMTLWS from the coding sequence ATGCTGCAAATTATAATATTCTTGGCAGTCTTTATTGCCTTGATTTTCCCAATGGGAAAATATCTCTATCATATTGCTCTCGGTAAGCACACCTTTGCCGATCCGGTTTTCGACCGGGTGGACAATGGGCTTTACCGGGTGTGCGGTATTGACAGAACAAAAGAAATGAATTGGAAACAATATGTTTTTGCCATGCTTGCGACCAATGCAATCATGGTGCTGGTCGGCTACTTGATTTTAAGGCTTCAATCGCTTCCGATTTTTAATCCAAATGGAATCGGAGGGATGGAACCCACACTGTCATTTAACACGATCATCAGTTTTATGACGAATACCAACCTCCAGCACTATTCTGGAGAATCCGGTCTTTCCTACCTGAGCCAGATGATGGTGATTATCTTCATGATGTTCACCTCGGCGGCCACCGGATTTGCTGTCTGCACAGCCGCTGTCCGGGGATTTTCCGGCAGAACCAAAACCTTCGGTAACTTCTATGCCGATCTTGTCCGAATCACAACCCGTGTGCTTCTGCCTCTTGCCCTGTTGGTTGGGCTGGTGCTCGTGTCTCAGGGCGTTGTTCAGAACCTGTCGCCCAACGTAACGGTTCAGACAATTGAAGGCAGCAATCAAGACCTTGCCATGGGGCCGATGGCCGCGCTGGAGAGCATTAAGCATTTGGGAACGAACGGCGGAGGCTTCCTCGGGGCCAACTCAACCACGCCCTTTGAAAACCCAAATGTCCTGACAAATATGATCGAAATGTTGTCGATGATGATTCTGCCCGGAGCCTGTGTTGTCATGTTTGGGCTTATGGTGCGCAACCGTAAAAAGGAGACCGAAAAAGCAAACGCTATAGAAAAAAAGGTCCTGTTCGGCAGCGAAGCCAAACCAATTTTTGCAGTCATGCTTACTATTTTTATTGTGGGTATTGCCGTTTGCTTTGGAGCGGAACAAGCTGGAAACCCCGCGCTGGCACAGGTAGGCTTAGACCAGAGCATGGGTAACATGGAAGGCAAGGAAATGCGTTTTGGCATTGCTCAGTCCTCACTTTTCACAACCGTAACGACCGCCTTTACCACTGGCACCGTCAATAACATGCATGATACCCTGACACCGCTCGGAGGCATGGTTCCGCTGATGAATATGATGCTCAACCTCGTATTCGGCGGCAAGGGCGTCGGGCTGCTGAACATGGTTCTGTATGTGATCTTAACTGTGTTCATCTGTGGGCTGATGGTAGGCCGCACGCCGGAATATCTGGCTAAAAAAATTGAGGGCAAGGAAATGAAGCTGGCGGCACTGGGTATCATCATCCACCCGTTGCTGATCCTGTTCTTCTCAGCGCTGGCTGTGGCCGTACCTGCGGGCCTTGCGGGTATCACGAACCCCGGTCAGCATGGGCTGACACAGGTATTGTATGAATTCTCGTCCGCTGCCGCCAACAATGGCTCCGGCTTTGAAGGGCTGGCGGATAATACGTATTTCTGGAATATCACCACAGGGTTAGCCATGTTCTTTGGCCGCTATCTGTCTATTGTCATCATACTGGCCATCGCAAGCTCGCTGATGATGAAGCAGCCAGTGAGTGAATCTATCGGTACATTAAGAACCGATACGAGAACGTTTACCATTGCGCTGCTCATGGTCGTTTTAATCATTGCCGCATTGACATTCTTCCCGGCATTGATTCTTGGCCCGATTGCAGAGCATATGACTTTGTGGAGTTAA